The genomic stretch GTGGAATGATTTTTCCAAGGCCATAAAGAGACATCTTATCCTCTGGAGGCTTGGTATCAAGAAACAGAGAGAGCAGAATATGACTGAACACGCTGTTTTCCTCAGTATTATCTCTGTGAGGCACAGACGGTGAGGATAAATTGCAGGTATTCTTACCagagggggagcagaggggaggaagtGGTTAAACGTTGAGCCAGGAAGCGGCAGAACAAAAATCTAACTTTTCTGCATCCAGGTGAACTGCTTCATCTACCATGATTTCTTTAACTGGCACAAAACAGAGAGCTTAAAAAAGACATCATGGTGAACTCAGTGTGAGAGTCACAAACCAAAGGGTTATGATcaattatttgaattatttctcaTGCTGCGAGAAATATACACCAACAATTCTAGTGCAAAACGGATATATGGAACTTACTAAAAATAAGTTTGCAAAATCTGTTGTCTTTAAATTCCATCTGTAATGAATTGGCAGGATAAATTATTCTGTATTGAGAAGGAATTTTAAACTACTGAGACTTGTGAATAGTGCAAACTAGGTCCCTGGGTACACTTAAGTGCTAATTTGTTTTACATGCCAAATGGAGGAGTAGTTTCTATTTGGAGAATAAAATCATTAACTGATTGCACATCTGTCAACTTTGCTGTTGGAAGAGGATTCTACACACCTTATGTCCACCTGCCATAAGAAGGACTCCTTCCAATGAAGTGATTCTGATTCTTACTTCTGTAAGTAGCTTAAAAAGTCTGAATTCAATTTATTAGGCTTTGTTTAAAATTTCAGACTAGTGATCAAACTAGGTAGATAAATACTTTTTCATACCTGATAGTTCTCCCAGGATGTGTAAACACCATGTGTAACCTTTAGAAATTTTGCAGCATGAAAAACTGAAATAGGGTAATTCTATTCATTATTTGTATGCTGGATTCTTTTCTTGGAAAAAGCTGGCATGGAATTAAAAAGCTTGATCTGCAGATTTTATTGCCAATTTACTTAGTTCTTAAAGGGGGCGGGGATCCAGAAGTTACTTCTTCCCTAAGTAATGATTTATTAACAAGAATTAATTCTTCCCTGGTTCAGAGTcataacttcttttttctttcagttttattgagatataattaacaaataatgctgtgtaagtttaagatgttcagcataatgatttgagTTAATGTACAtcgtgaaatgatgaccacaataagttTGGTAAATATCTATCATCtcacatagatacaaaattaaagaagttaaagaaaattttccttgtgatgagaactgttAGAATTTACTCTCTTACGTTCATGTGTTACATATAGCAGTGTTAGTTACATTTATCTTGTTGCACATTGCATTCCTAGTACtcacttatcttataactggagaTTTGTACTTTTTGCCTGTTTTCATCCAGTTCCTTCTCATAATTTTAAATCGTACTTTACATTTGACAAAAGGTATGTTATCAAAATGGAAAAGGCACACACCTCTCAATAATTTTATACTCCCTACTGTGACATAGCTAGCTTTTTCTTTGAGAAACATTTGCTTatatctttcttctctttctttaaggATATTATCTATACTAGTTTCAAAAGTGCTTAGTCAGACAGATCAGGGCTAACAGAAGTAATTCTTGTGGGACCTCAAATCCCATGCTGTATTTGATTTCCAGGGCACACTTGATTCAAAATGCCCTTTAGTTCTTCCTCTAGATCTCATTTTCTAGTTGTTTAGCAAATAATTTTTTGAGGGGTGGGACAGGTGGTAAGAGAGACCATAAATGAGTGTCGTCCTCAACCAAGGTGCTGAAAAACACCCCATTACGTTCTGCTACCAGGTGAATGGGTCTTGTCCCAGGACGGTCCATCCCCTGGGCATCCAGGGGGCCATCTACCTGGCCTGTGCAGCAGGCGTGCTGATTACGGTCCTAGGAAATTTGTTTGTGGTGTTCGCTGTGTCCTACTTCAAAGCGCTTCACACTCCCACCAACTTCCTGCTGCTTTCCCTGGCCCTGGCTGACATGTTTCTGCGTCTGCTGGTGCTGCCCCTCAGCACCGTCCGCTCAGTAGAGAGCTGCTGGTTCTTCGGAGGCTTCTTCTGCCGCCTGCACACCTACCTGGACACCCTCTTCTGCCTCACCTCCATCTTCCATCTCTGTTTCATTTCCATTGACCGCCACTGTGCCATCTGTGAGCCCCTGCTCTATCCCTCCAAGGTCACAGTCAGGGTGGCCCTCAGGTACATCCTGGCAGGGTGGGGGGTGCCAGCAGCATACACTGCCTTCTTACTCTACGCAGACGTGGTGGAGAGAGGGCTCAGCCAATGGCTGGAAGAGATGCCTTGTGTGGGCAGTTGTCAGCTGCTGTTCAATAAGTTTTGGGGCTGGTTAAACTTTCCTATGTTCTTCTTCCCCTGCCTCATCATGATCAGCTTGTATGTGAAGATCTTCGTGGTTGCTAGCAGGCAGGCTCAGCAGATCAACAGCTTAAGCAAAAGCCTGGCTGGGGCTGCCAAGCGTGAAAGAAAAGCTGCCAAGACCCTGGGCATCGCCGTGGGCGTGTACCTCTTGTGCTGGCTTCCTTTCACCATCGACACGATGGTCGACAGCCTCCTTAACTTCATCACGCCACCGCTGGTCTTCAACGTCTTCATCTGGCTTGCTTACTTCAACTCAGCCTGCAACCCGATCATCTACGTCTTTTCCTACCGGTGGTTCAGAAAGGCACTGAAGCTTATCCTGAGTCGGGAGATCTTCTCACTGCGGACACCCACTGTCGATTTGTACCAAGAGTGACTGAATGCAGGCAAGGGGTGCGGTTTTGAGGAAGGATGAGTGGAGCGGTGGCAGTGGGCTGTGTGGTGTCAGGAGTTTGTGGGCAGGCTTCCGGGGCAGCAGGGTTTAAGTGGAGGGGCAAAAAC from Camelus bactrianus isolate YW-2024 breed Bactrian camel chromosome 8, ASM4877302v1, whole genome shotgun sequence encodes the following:
- the TAAR5 gene encoding trace amine-associated receptor 5 — protein: MSVVLNQGAEKHPITFCYQVNGSCPRTVHPLGIQGAIYLACAAGVLITVLGNLFVVFAVSYFKALHTPTNFLLLSLALADMFLRLLVLPLSTVRSVESCWFFGGFFCRLHTYLDTLFCLTSIFHLCFISIDRHCAICEPLLYPSKVTVRVALRYILAGWGVPAAYTAFLLYADVVERGLSQWLEEMPCVGSCQLLFNKFWGWLNFPMFFFPCLIMISLYVKIFVVASRQAQQINSLSKSLAGAAKRERKAAKTLGIAVGVYLLCWLPFTIDTMVDSLLNFITPPLVFNVFIWLAYFNSACNPIIYVFSYRWFRKALKLILSREIFSLRTPTVDLYQE